From the genome of Uranotaenia lowii strain MFRU-FL chromosome 1, ASM2978415v1, whole genome shotgun sequence, one region includes:
- the LOC129742959 gene encoding protein phosphatase 1H: MFNRLKNRVLTVVGPDIPALPSTGSGHGSSGGYSHRHHHDDHGGKGNLPEKFRYARPQFLQLLTYDELKASADHNVRPIIVPRDLSLLPWNTGYAECVNSGKSEWNEDQAAFHRQVLSHPSRQYHDLPYTYYGIYDGHAGYGAALAASNQFHHILHEKLVDIIDLLMPRVEGEEPSRGGVGLNAILPHPILFHKQVSKDELIVGALEAAFADMDALLAEDRDKYRNAGGCTALVALFILGKLFVANAGDSRGILCKRVHKKKLPHGTCSRPPSFHEEGINGDAAPVGIQEEEEDEYMVYAEPCSFDHTPETERPRLLSVGKLNPNLMGGEYVAMEYAKKPMTKDLGTRILYRQGTMKGWTYKTLTRDDLKMPLVTGEGKRSRLLGTIGVTRGFGDHDLKALGSGLPIKPFLSCHPDVVCIDLSTIESDPDADNCDGDYGVLVMATDGLWDVTYSQKVANTVFTTLKKFPTERHRYTMAAQELVAKSRGRANVNGHWRLADSRAAATVDDISVIVVPVYQYYLEYLEWKRSIQKPPPKPMVSITPGAGIGKAPSIDQSETIEEAIAASELIVSSESESKLLAETNSSKEASSVDESSSAVENQPVDATKPDTPKELPSLP, translated from the exons ATGTTTAATCGACTCAAAAACCGGGTGCTGACGGTTGTCGGACCGGATATTCCGGCGCTACCGTCGACCGGAAGTGGACATGGATCAAGTGGAGGATACAGTCATCGACATCATCACGACGACCATGGGGGAAAAG GGAACCTACCGGAAAAATTCCGGTACGCCAGGCCCCAGTTTCTGCAGCTGCTTACGTACGACGAGCTGAAGGCCAGTGCGGATCACAACGTGCGACCGATCATCGTACCGCGGGATCTTTCGCTACTACCTTGGAACACCGGTTACGCCGAGTGCGTCAATTCTGGCAAATCAGAGTGGAACGAAGACCAAGCCGCATTTCATCGGCAAGTTCTTTCGCACCCTTCCCGGCAGTATCACGATCTGCCGTATACGTATTACGGGATCTACGATGGGCATGCGGGCTATGGGGCTGCGCTGGCGGCTTCCAATCAGTTTCACCACATTTTGCATGAAAAGCTGGTGGATATTATTGATTTGTTGATGCCAAGGGTGGAGGGAGAGGAACCGAGCCGGGGAGGTGTTGGATTGAATGCAATCTTGCCGCATCCAATTCTGTTCCACAAGCAAGTCTCGAAGGATGAGTTGATTGTGGGTGCTCTGGAGGCCGCGTTTGCAGATATGGACGCTTTGCTGGCGGAGGATCGGGATAAGTACCGGAATGCCGGGGGTTGTACGGCACTGGTTGCATTGTTTATCTTAGGTAAGTTGTTTGTGGCAAATGCGGGCGACTCGAGGGGAATTTTGTGTAAACGAGTTCATAAGAAGAAGCTGCCACATGGGACTTGCTCACGACCGCCAAGTTTCCACGAAGAGGGTATTAATGGAGACGCGGCTCCGGTTGGAATCCAGGAGGAAGAAGAGGACGAATATATGGTATATGCTGAACCCTGCTCATTTGACCACACACCAGAAACGGAACGACCCCGATTGCTATCGGTAGGGAAGTTGAATCCCAACTTGATGGGCGGAGAATACGTGGCCATGGAATACGCCAAGAAACCGATGACAAAAGATTTGGGCACCCGTATACTCTACCGACAGGGCACGATGAAGGGCTGGACATACAAAACTTTGACTCGGGACGATTTGAAAATGCCGCTCGTTACCGGTGAAGGCAAACGAAGTCGACTTCTGGGAACCATTGGCGTGACTCGGGGCTTCGGCGATCATGACTTGAAGGCTCTCGGTAGTGGACTGCCGATTAAACCGTTCCTCAGTTGCCACCCGGATGTGGTCTGTATAGATCTTAGCACAATTGAGAGCGATCCGGATGCAGACAACTGCGACGGAGACTATGGGGTCTTGGTGATGGCCACCGATGGGCTGTGGGATGTGACCTACTCGCAGAAGGTAGCGAATACAGTTTTCACAACGCTGAAAAAGTTTCCCACGGAACGTCACCGATACACGATGGCCGCTCAGGAACTGGTTGCCAAGTCTCGGGGCCGAGCAAACGTCAATGGCCACTGGAGGTTGGCCGATTCTCGGGCAGCGGCCACCGTCGATGACATCTCCGTGATCGTCGTTCCAGTTTATCAGTACTATCTGGAGTATCTCGAGTGGAAACGCTCGATCCAGAAACCTCCACCCAAACCAATGGTCTCGATCACGCCCGGTGCTGGCATCGGTAAAGCTCCCTCCATAGATCAATCGGAAACCATCGAAGAAGCGATCGCTGCCAGCGAACTGATAGTTTCCTCGGAATCCGAATCCAAGCTCCTTGCTGAAACAAACTCATCAAAAGAAGCGTCTTCGGTCGACGAAAGTAGTTCTGCAGTCGAGAACCAACCGGTGGacgcaaccaaaccggacactCCAAAGGAGCTTCCTAGCTTACCCTAA